One region of Chlamydiota bacterium genomic DNA includes:
- a CDS encoding tetratricopeptide repeat protein translates to MKRAIGVLALLSALSGAARAEGEPAAAAGTDSSSGIERHVERAIAFAYLGDADALEKEYLFFKGMDDFLDARNAPTTGLSDNVLDLSMSTIADPDEFVRAQRSLLGETPDADLRGRIEHRLGDEARSADALLRADRYNRFAFIFNTFVRPLSLLAVGYFPAMIDAGMATALNAGKLTELSVEEKKALVLYRRFLDKYPDSDKAELLRRRVTRLDRKRLETARSRELALAQEELAKGNYWQSQQHFKNALAYAPGDDAAAKGLARARELEAELNALKRGTLEPADKAGAFPPGEDERAYARVLYAAADGVPETLIFEAEEFLARHPQSPYAPSARYAIAVAHDMKGAHDRAISLMRELAERDEQTHIGRRAAAFLADEGYNPQRAFERSRMQHHKETAKYIALGDGFVKSNVILGTSRFITQGLQALGSMGTFNLLALGIRGASSVLRTPVSEGEIIDRGVAFLRRYPDSPEAPDVHLKLGRAYARRQNLAKAVYHYERSGKLSEGRLVKLREKAAAQYLEFAEATDSAEEKIRCYETVLDDYPGTAAAPKALERLAVLEKSREPVFSLDKQTLSEDPIVFSMTALHLGPHLLDGDPDNGELSPKGIVSTQRGTITLIHLDGKGEREETIDLDYATYRRLMAFAEEAKYRSGLREKGGYAGGKIPIELRGTIGDDGVYAYPRLKIREYKEKDLYLYR, encoded by the coding sequence ATGAAACGGGCGATCGGCGTCCTTGCGCTCCTCTCGGCGCTCTCCGGCGCGGCTCGGGCGGAGGGGGAGCCCGCCGCCGCGGCGGGGACCGACTCCTCCTCCGGCATCGAGCGGCACGTCGAACGCGCGATCGCCTTCGCCTACCTCGGCGACGCCGATGCGCTCGAGAAGGAGTACCTCTTCTTCAAGGGGATGGACGACTTCCTCGATGCGCGAAACGCCCCCACCACGGGCCTGAGCGACAACGTGCTGGACCTCTCGATGAGCACCATCGCCGATCCCGACGAGTTCGTCAGGGCCCAGCGCAGTCTCCTCGGGGAGACGCCGGACGCGGATCTCCGCGGGCGGATCGAGCACCGCCTCGGCGACGAGGCGCGCAGCGCGGACGCCCTACTGCGCGCCGACCGGTACAACCGGTTCGCCTTCATCTTCAACACCTTCGTGCGCCCCCTGAGCCTCCTCGCGGTCGGCTACTTCCCGGCGATGATCGACGCCGGGATGGCGACGGCCCTCAACGCGGGGAAGCTCACCGAACTCAGCGTCGAGGAGAAGAAGGCCCTCGTCCTCTACCGGCGGTTTCTCGACAAGTACCCCGACAGCGACAAGGCGGAACTCCTGCGGCGGCGCGTGACCCGCCTCGACCGCAAGCGCCTCGAGACGGCCCGCTCCCGCGAGCTCGCCCTCGCCCAGGAGGAGCTGGCGAAAGGGAACTACTGGCAGTCGCAGCAGCATTTCAAGAACGCGCTCGCCTACGCGCCCGGCGACGACGCGGCGGCGAAGGGGCTCGCCCGCGCCCGGGAACTCGAGGCGGAACTGAACGCGCTCAAGCGCGGAACCCTCGAGCCCGCCGACAAGGCGGGCGCATTTCCGCCCGGGGAGGACGAGCGCGCCTACGCACGCGTCCTCTACGCCGCCGCCGACGGCGTCCCGGAGACGCTGATCTTCGAGGCGGAGGAGTTCCTCGCGCGCCACCCGCAGAGCCCCTACGCCCCCTCCGCCCGCTACGCGATCGCCGTCGCCCACGACATGAAGGGGGCGCACGACAGGGCGATCTCCCTGATGCGGGAGCTCGCGGAACGCGACGAACAGACCCATATCGGAAGGCGCGCCGCGGCGTTCCTCGCCGACGAGGGGTACAACCCGCAGCGGGCGTTCGAGCGCTCGCGGATGCAGCACCATAAGGAGACCGCGAAATACATCGCGCTGGGGGACGGGTTCGTGAAGTCGAACGTCATCCTCGGCACCTCCCGCTTCATCACCCAGGGTCTCCAGGCGCTCGGGAGCATGGGGACGTTCAACCTCCTCGCTCTCGGCATCCGCGGCGCGAGCTCGGTCCTGCGCACCCCTGTCTCCGAGGGGGAGATCATCGACCGCGGGGTCGCCTTCCTGCGCCGCTATCCGGACTCCCCGGAGGCCCCCGACGTCCATCTGAAGCTCGGCCGCGCCTACGCACGCCGGCAGAACCTGGCCAAGGCCGTATACCACTACGAGAGAAGCGGCAAGCTCTCCGAGGGGCGGCTCGTGAAGCTGCGGGAGAAGGCGGCCGCGCAGTACCTCGAGTTCGCGGAGGCGACGGACAGCGCCGAGGAGAAGATCCGCTGCTACGAGACCGTCCTCGACGACTATCCGGGGACCGCGGCGGCGCCCAAGGCGCTCGAGCGTCTCGCCGTCCTCGAGAAGTCCCGGGAGCCGGTCTTCTCCCTCGACAAACAGACCCTCAGCGAGGATCCGATCGTCTTCTCGATGACCGCGCTGCATCTGGGGCCGCACCTGCTCGACGGCGACCCGGACAACGGCGAGCTCTCCCCGAAAGGGATCGTCTCGACGCAGCGCGGCACGATCACCCTCATCCACCTCGACGGGAAGGGGGAGCGCGAGGAGACGATCGACCTCGACTACGCCACCTACCGCCGGCTGATGGCGTTCGCGGAGGAGGCGAAGTACCGCAGCGGCCTCCGGGAGAAGGGCGGCTACGCCGGGGGCAAGATCCCGATCGAACTGCGCGGCACCATAGGCGACGACGGGGTGTACGCGTACCCGCGGCTCAAGATCAGGGAGTACAAGGAGAAGGATCTCTATCTCTACCGGTGA
- a CDS encoding response regulator, which produces MKTGEGRVLVVDDDKALRDILSRALASHGRRVRCAAGGEEARREMREPFDVVLVDLVLPGESGIDLLHWIRRTSPSTEVIVITGHATVETAIRAIEYGAFDYIQKPFDLREISHTVSRAAEKNRLRAENERLIAELKESRGRLEESARGLEETVRRRTADLGAAREETEKKARQLAIINEISNALTSSLELEEVLRIVVREIKKLIQFDRLSIAMLNETRTHSRVYFMEPPMEGMQGAVFPLDGTGIRWVAGEKRPLIRGRLQGEASFAEDEFIQTTGMRSGIVVPLLYRGEVTGTLNLGSAAEAAYARGHEEILQQIGGQIAIALENARLYRELKRYSDTLEQRVDERTAALRRNLKELEEAQRNLVQSEKLAATSKLVAGVAHEIRNPLNSMSFATANIQRALTLGEISRVRELCGESIGILRSDIARLKDMVDKFMAFTKPAAITLEETDLNELAANVVRGVREMFAEAGIELREGYGDGMPRLRVERDAFHHTILNLLLNARDATPRGGHVAVRTRSDKDRVVVEVEDDGCGIPAEIRDKIFDIFFTTKAEGAGLGLSQVYRTVESHRGTIALAGGAGSGTVFTISLPRD; this is translated from the coding sequence ATGAAGACCGGCGAGGGGCGCGTGCTGGTCGTGGACGACGACAAGGCCCTGCGCGACATCCTGTCCCGCGCCCTCGCGAGCCACGGCCGGCGGGTGCGCTGCGCCGCGGGGGGGGAGGAAGCCCGCCGCGAGATGCGGGAACCGTTCGACGTCGTCCTTGTGGACCTGGTCCTCCCCGGCGAGAGCGGCATCGACCTCCTGCACTGGATCAGGAGGACGTCCCCGTCCACGGAGGTCATCGTCATCACGGGGCACGCGACGGTCGAGACGGCGATCCGGGCGATCGAGTACGGGGCGTTCGACTACATCCAGAAGCCGTTCGACCTCAGGGAGATATCCCATACCGTCTCGCGCGCCGCGGAGAAGAACAGGCTCCGGGCCGAGAACGAACGGCTCATCGCCGAGCTCAAGGAGTCAAGGGGGCGCCTCGAGGAGTCCGCCCGCGGGCTCGAGGAGACGGTGCGCCGGCGGACGGCCGATCTGGGGGCCGCGCGCGAGGAGACCGAGAAGAAGGCCCGGCAGCTCGCCATCATCAATGAGATCTCCAACGCCCTGACATCGAGCCTCGAACTGGAGGAGGTCCTCCGGATCGTGGTGCGCGAGATCAAGAAGCTGATCCAGTTCGACCGTTTGAGCATCGCGATGCTCAACGAAACCCGCACGCACAGCCGGGTATACTTCATGGAGCCGCCGATGGAGGGGATGCAGGGGGCCGTCTTCCCCCTGGACGGCACCGGGATCAGGTGGGTCGCGGGAGAGAAGCGGCCGCTCATCCGGGGGCGTCTCCAGGGGGAGGCATCCTTCGCCGAGGACGAGTTCATCCAAACGACCGGGATGCGGTCGGGGATCGTCGTGCCCCTTCTGTACCGGGGCGAGGTGACCGGGACGCTGAACCTGGGGAGCGCCGCGGAGGCCGCCTATGCGCGGGGCCACGAGGAGATACTGCAGCAGATCGGCGGGCAGATCGCCATCGCGCTCGAGAACGCCCGCCTCTACCGGGAGCTGAAGCGGTACAGCGACACGCTGGAGCAGAGGGTCGACGAGCGGACCGCGGCGCTCCGGAGGAACCTGAAGGAGCTCGAGGAGGCGCAGCGGAACCTCGTCCAGTCGGAGAAGCTCGCCGCCACCTCCAAGCTCGTCGCCGGGGTGGCGCACGAGATCAGGAATCCGCTCAACTCGATGTCGTTCGCCACGGCGAACATCCAGAGGGCCCTCACCCTCGGAGAGATCTCCCGCGTCCGCGAACTGTGCGGCGAGAGCATCGGCATCCTCAGGTCGGATATCGCCCGCCTGAAGGATATGGTCGACAAGTTCATGGCGTTCACCAAGCCGGCGGCCATTACCCTCGAGGAGACCGACCTGAACGAACTCGCCGCCAACGTGGTGCGCGGGGTGCGGGAGATGTTCGCGGAGGCGGGGATCGAGCTCCGGGAGGGGTACGGGGACGGCATGCCGCGGTTGAGGGTGGAGCGGGACGCGTTCCACCATACGATCCTCAATCTGCTTCTGAACGCCCGCGACGCGACGCCGCGGGGGGGGCACGTCGCCGTGCGGACCCGGTCTGACAAGGATCGCGTGGTCGTCGAGGTCGAGGACGACGGCTGCGGCATCCCCGCCGAGATCAGGGACAAGATCTTCGACATCTTTTTCACCACGAAGGCGGAGGGGGCGGGGCTGGGGCTCTCGCAGGTGTACCGCACCGTCGAGAGCCACAGGGGGACGATCGCGCTGGCAGGCGGGGCCGGGAGCGGGACCGTCTTCACGATCTCGCTCCCGCGGGACTAG
- a CDS encoding DNA internalization-related competence protein ComEC/Rec2 — protein MHNPAFWLACAFAGGIFVCAQFPFRPAIPAAACAFAAAAAGVRIRNDRAATAATFAAVFFAGVCAYALKERCLDACDLNALLGGRSAFLSLRGTVRRAPVWERRPDERGEAHWRGTGEVCVSAVETARGWTGLSGIVRAAWRSGEPIALGCGDRVTLHGVLRPIDGASNPGQFDARTFWRRRGIGYILSVSPGGTRITDRAGRRRIAGLLDALRRELSRRLAAGMPPGAPARVVQAMLLGVREGLGDEISRPFGRTNTMHILAISGLHVGFFYLSVRAALDVLRVPRHLSSAVAIPLIALYAVVTGGAVPVLRASVMFIALLIAPFLRRQRDPVNALGVAGIVILAANPLQLFDTGFRLSFAAVLSILVFSGPLAAFFHRLWPCRPLQGQLLVSRGERVRWWTGRQAISLLAASLATWIGLAPLFAASFHIVTALGLLGNLLVIPAGLAVVCLGFAGLLATCISTALAGLLHRLAWCVAWAMLGGVDAISRLPWAWRHVRSPGPLLLCAYYGTAVAGLLVLKGSARGRWKALLLSAMTLFPLLPPALGRVPPELRITFLDVGQGDAICIEFPRGETLLVDAGPGAGGSAGRRVVAPFLKSRGRSRVDTALLTHAHDDHFGGFAAVFDEFPTARTVAGRGTGGRPPPPFAVAPDDAGGEGFYEVKRGDLIARGDGASVTVLHPGGALCPETQADLNNGSVALMVAFGRTRALLCGDLEREGEEELRRSGLSLKADLLKVGHHGGASSCTEEFLREVAPTWAVVSAGRRNRFGHPSPKTLARLREAGIIVYRTDLHGAVTFVSDGERWAADTFR, from the coding sequence ATGCACAACCCGGCGTTTTGGCTTGCATGCGCGTTCGCGGGGGGGATCTTCGTGTGCGCCCAATTCCCGTTCCGCCCCGCGATCCCCGCCGCCGCATGCGCCTTCGCCGCAGCCGCGGCCGGTGTCCGGATCAGGAACGACAGGGCGGCGACGGCGGCGACGTTCGCCGCCGTCTTCTTCGCCGGGGTGTGCGCATACGCCCTGAAGGAACGGTGCCTGGACGCGTGCGACCTGAACGCGTTGTTGGGGGGAAGATCCGCATTCCTCTCGCTCCGCGGCACGGTGAGACGCGCGCCGGTGTGGGAAAGGAGGCCCGACGAGAGAGGGGAGGCGCACTGGAGGGGCACGGGAGAGGTGTGCGTCTCGGCCGTGGAGACGGCGCGCGGCTGGACCGGCCTGTCGGGGATCGTGCGCGCGGCGTGGAGGTCCGGCGAGCCGATCGCGCTCGGGTGCGGCGACCGGGTGACGCTGCACGGCGTCCTGCGCCCGATCGACGGGGCCTCGAATCCCGGGCAGTTCGACGCGCGGACGTTCTGGCGAAGAAGGGGGATCGGGTATATCCTCTCCGTCTCCCCCGGCGGCACGAGGATAACGGATCGGGCCGGCCGGCGCCGGATCGCGGGGCTGCTCGACGCGCTGAGAAGAGAGCTCAGCAGGAGACTCGCCGCGGGGATGCCTCCGGGGGCCCCCGCGCGCGTCGTCCAGGCGATGCTCCTGGGCGTCAGGGAGGGGCTCGGCGACGAGATCTCCAGGCCGTTCGGACGGACCAACACGATGCACATCCTCGCGATATCCGGCCTGCACGTCGGCTTCTTCTACCTTTCGGTGCGCGCGGCGCTGGACGTGTTGCGCGTGCCGCGGCATCTCTCGTCGGCTGTCGCGATACCGCTGATCGCGCTTTACGCGGTCGTCACGGGGGGCGCGGTCCCCGTGCTGCGCGCCTCGGTGATGTTCATCGCCCTGCTCATCGCCCCGTTTCTGCGGAGGCAGCGGGACCCGGTCAACGCCCTCGGCGTCGCGGGGATCGTCATCCTCGCCGCCAACCCGCTCCAGCTTTTCGACACCGGATTCCGGCTCTCCTTCGCCGCCGTCCTCTCCATCCTCGTCTTCTCCGGCCCCCTGGCTGCGTTCTTCCACCGCCTCTGGCCCTGTCGGCCGCTCCAGGGCCAGCTCCTGGTGAGCCGCGGGGAGCGGGTGCGATGGTGGACGGGGAGGCAGGCGATCTCGCTGCTGGCGGCGTCGCTGGCCACATGGATCGGCCTCGCCCCCCTTTTCGCGGCGTCGTTCCACATCGTGACCGCGCTCGGCCTTCTCGGCAATCTGCTCGTCATCCCCGCGGGGCTCGCGGTCGTCTGCCTGGGGTTCGCGGGGCTTCTCGCCACCTGCATCTCGACGGCGCTCGCCGGTCTCCTGCACCGGCTCGCCTGGTGCGTCGCGTGGGCGATGCTCGGCGGGGTGGACGCGATCTCGCGTCTGCCGTGGGCCTGGCGGCACGTGCGCTCGCCGGGACCGCTCCTCCTGTGCGCCTACTACGGGACGGCCGTCGCGGGCCTGCTCGTCTTGAAAGGATCCGCGCGCGGGAGGTGGAAGGCGCTCCTCCTCTCGGCGATGACGCTGTTCCCCCTCCTTCCCCCGGCGCTGGGGCGTGTCCCTCCCGAGCTCCGGATCACCTTTCTCGACGTGGGGCAGGGGGACGCGATCTGCATCGAGTTTCCGCGAGGGGAGACCCTTCTCGTGGACGCGGGACCCGGGGCGGGGGGGTCGGCGGGGAGAAGGGTCGTCGCGCCATTCCTGAAATCGCGGGGCCGGTCACGGGTCGATACGGCGCTTTTGACGCACGCCCATGACGACCATTTCGGGGGGTTCGCCGCCGTGTTCGACGAGTTTCCGACCGCACGGACGGTCGCGGGGAGGGGGACGGGCGGCCGCCCGCCGCCGCCTTTCGCGGTCGCCCCGGACGACGCGGGAGGCGAAGGGTTTTACGAGGTGAAACGCGGGGACCTCATCGCGCGCGGGGACGGAGCCTCCGTGACCGTGCTGCACCCCGGGGGCGCCCTGTGCCCGGAGACGCAGGCGGATCTGAACAACGGCTCCGTAGCGCTGATGGTGGCGTTCGGACGGACGCGCGCGCTGCTCTGCGGGGACCTGGAGCGGGAGGGGGAGGAGGAGTTGCGCCGCAGCGGCCTGTCACTGAAGGCCGACCTGCTCAAGGTCGGACACCACGGGGGCGCCTCCTCGTGCACGGAGGAGTTCCTTCGCGAGGTGGCCCCGACGTGGGCGGTCGTAAGCGCGGGAAGGCGGAACCGGTTCGGGCATCCCTCGCCGAAGACGCTGGCGCGCCTGCGGGAGGCGGGGATAATCGTCTACCGGACCGACCTGCACGGGGCGGTGACGTTCGTCTCGGACGGGGAGCGCTGGGCGGCGGATACGTTCCGATAG
- a CDS encoding beta-ketoacyl-[acyl-carrier-protein] synthase family protein, with protein MIQDNRRVVITGIGVISPLGLSRDEFWTNLTARRSGVSRITLFDTRGFPTRIAAEVKGFDPQRYIEKKKSLKVMIRDMQFAVAAAREAASDAGLGASAPDPERVGVVFGASMISTDPCELGPAIKQSLGKDGQFDLVRFGAEGIQNLFPLWLLKQLPNMLASHVAIMYDAQGPSNTITSGCSASAHAIGEAFRIISRGAADLVITGGASSCITPLKLARYHRLGVLSTRNDEPEKASRPFDAARDGFVIGEGAGMLILEERERARARNARIYAEIAGYGSAVDMQSGPGGTIEPSSKARAMRMALLEAETEPGGVDYIGAHGNSIPFTDRLETLAIKEIWGKRARATPVSSIKGQIGDLGPASGAVGVIATALAIERGIIPCTLNWENRDADCDLDYVPHPREAALRCAVCNSFDFMGQNVSLVLRNPGCA; from the coding sequence ATGATCCAGGACAACCGCAGGGTGGTCATCACCGGGATAGGGGTGATAAGCCCCCTGGGCCTCAGCCGGGACGAGTTCTGGACCAACCTCACGGCGCGGAGATCCGGCGTCTCCCGCATCACCCTCTTCGACACCCGGGGGTTCCCCACCAGGATCGCCGCGGAGGTGAAAGGATTCGACCCGCAGAGGTACATCGAGAAAAAGAAATCGCTCAAGGTGATGATCCGGGACATGCAGTTCGCCGTCGCCGCCGCGCGGGAGGCCGCCTCAGACGCGGGCCTCGGCGCCTCCGCCCCCGACCCCGAGCGCGTCGGCGTGGTCTTCGGGGCGAGCATGATCTCGACCGACCCGTGCGAGCTGGGCCCCGCCATCAAACAGTCCCTCGGGAAGGACGGCCAGTTCGACCTTGTGCGGTTCGGCGCCGAGGGGATCCAGAACCTCTTCCCCCTCTGGCTGTTGAAGCAGCTCCCCAACATGCTCGCCTCGCACGTCGCCATCATGTACGACGCGCAGGGCCCGAGCAACACCATCACCAGCGGCTGTTCCGCGAGCGCCCACGCGATCGGCGAGGCGTTCCGCATCATCTCCCGCGGCGCCGCGGACCTCGTCATCACCGGCGGGGCCAGCTCCTGCATCACCCCGCTCAAGCTCGCGCGCTACCACCGGCTCGGCGTCCTCTCCACGCGCAACGACGAGCCCGAGAAGGCGAGCCGTCCGTTCGACGCCGCGCGGGACGGGTTCGTCATCGGGGAAGGGGCCGGGATGCTGATCCTCGAGGAGCGGGAGCGCGCGCGGGCGCGGAACGCCCGGATCTACGCCGAGATCGCCGGCTACGGGAGCGCGGTGGATATGCAGAGCGGCCCCGGCGGAACGATCGAGCCGTCCAGCAAGGCGCGCGCAATGCGGATGGCGCTCCTTGAGGCCGAAACGGAACCCGGCGGCGTCGACTACATCGGCGCCCACGGGAACTCGATCCCGTTCACCGACCGCCTCGAGACGCTGGCGATCAAGGAGATCTGGGGGAAGCGGGCCCGCGCAACCCCGGTCAGCTCCATCAAGGGGCAGATCGGCGATCTGGGGCCCGCCTCGGGGGCGGTCGGGGTCATCGCAACCGCGTTGGCCATCGAACGCGGGATCATCCCGTGCACCCTCAACTGGGAGAACCGCGACGCGGACTGCGATCTGGACTACGTGCCGCACCCGCGCGAGGCGGCGCTGCGCTGCGCCGTCTGCAACTCGTTCGACTTCATGGGACAGAACGTGAGCCTGGTGCTGCGAAATCCGGGGTGCGCCTAG
- a CDS encoding DUF3006 domain-containing protein, translated as MKVRVVVDRIEEDLAVLEVGGEGTVEWPVKFLPPELQEGNVLDVEFLINRQAEAEARAEISDLQKQLLERTKKLDKGKKA; from the coding sequence ATGAAGGTGCGCGTGGTCGTGGACCGGATCGAGGAGGATCTCGCGGTGCTCGAGGTCGGCGGCGAGGGGACGGTGGAGTGGCCGGTGAAGTTTCTGCCCCCAGAACTCCAGGAGGGAAACGTCCTCGACGTGGAGTTTTTGATCAACCGGCAGGCCGAAGCGGAGGCGCGCGCCGAGATCTCCGATCTCCAGAAACAGCTCCTCGAGCGGACGAAAAAACTGGACAAGGGAAAGAAGGCGTAA
- a CDS encoding sigma-54-dependent Fis family transcriptional regulator, which produces MPILLLDDDANTRKGLSTFLSMQGLSVRVATRPSEAFAALEEGGAGILLTDVRMPEMDGISLAREVKKRFPDVMVLVMTAYGNVKDAVVAMREGAFDYLTKPLDEEELLLSLRKASDYVSLRSEVRTLRRSLGASSPYEGLVGGSEAMGEVYRFIANAAAAESSVLINGETGSGKEIVARAIHFNSSRKDRPLVAVSCGALPEALIESELFGHLKGAFTGAVADRAGKIRSADGGTLFLDEIATLSLSSQVKLLRVIEERSFEPLGSDRAIEVDIRLIAATNEDLARAVEEGRFRKDLFYRLNVLHIELPPLRTHKEDIPPLVRHLLGRLGRGGARVSSGAMSLLLRHDWPGNVRELENVLESALASVEGDLLAAEHLPPVLGAPEEPRPMRLSDKVAYFEKQIMVEKLKELHGNAARAARELGCPLRTFRRKLAHHSLEPSSFKLSRPSP; this is translated from the coding sequence GTGCCGATACTGCTGCTCGACGACGACGCCAACACCCGCAAGGGGTTGTCCACCTTCCTCTCGATGCAGGGCCTTTCCGTGAGAGTCGCGACGCGCCCCTCGGAGGCGTTCGCCGCGCTCGAGGAGGGGGGGGCGGGCATCCTGCTCACGGATGTGCGGATGCCGGAGATGGACGGTATCTCCCTCGCGCGGGAGGTCAAGAAACGGTTCCCCGACGTGATGGTGCTGGTGATGACCGCCTACGGCAACGTCAAGGACGCCGTCGTGGCGATGCGGGAGGGGGCGTTCGACTATTTGACGAAGCCGCTGGACGAGGAGGAACTGCTCCTCTCCCTCCGCAAAGCCTCCGACTACGTCTCCCTGCGCAGCGAGGTCCGCACCCTCCGGAGGAGCCTCGGCGCGTCCTCCCCGTACGAGGGCCTCGTCGGCGGCAGCGAGGCGATGGGGGAGGTCTATCGCTTCATCGCGAACGCCGCGGCGGCGGAGTCGAGCGTGCTCATCAACGGGGAGACCGGGAGCGGGAAGGAGATCGTCGCCCGCGCCATCCACTTCAACAGTTCGAGGAAGGACCGGCCGCTGGTAGCCGTGAGCTGCGGGGCGCTTCCGGAGGCGCTGATCGAGAGCGAGCTCTTCGGCCACCTGAAGGGCGCGTTCACGGGGGCCGTCGCCGACAGGGCGGGCAAGATCCGATCCGCCGACGGCGGGACCCTGTTCCTCGACGAGATCGCGACGCTGAGTCTCTCCTCCCAGGTCAAGCTCCTCCGCGTCATCGAGGAGCGGAGCTTCGAGCCGCTGGGGAGCGACCGCGCCATCGAGGTGGATATCCGCCTCATCGCCGCCACAAACGAGGATCTGGCGCGGGCGGTGGAGGAGGGGCGGTTCAGGAAGGATCTGTTCTATCGGCTTAACGTGCTGCATATCGAGCTGCCGCCGCTGCGTACGCACAAGGAGGATATCCCGCCGCTGGTACGGCACCTCCTCGGCCGGCTCGGCAGGGGCGGGGCGCGCGTCTCCTCCGGGGCGATGAGCCTCCTCCTCCGACACGACTGGCCGGGCAACGTCCGGGAGCTTGAGAACGTGCTGGAGAGCGCCCTGGCGTCCGTGGAGGGCGATCTCCTCGCGGCGGAGCACCTTCCCCCCGTTCTGGGCGCCCCCGAGGAGCCGCGGCCGATGCGCCTGAGCGACAAGGTGGCGTACTTCGAGAAGCAGATCATGGTGGAGAAGCTCAAGGAACTGCACGGCAACGCGGCGCGGGCGGCGCGGGAACTGGGCTGCCCCCTGCGGACATTCAGAAGGAAGCTCGCGCACCATTCCCTCGAACCCTCCTCGTTCAAACTAAGCCGCCCCTCGCCGTAG
- a CDS encoding response regulator, producing MSSNKQRILVVDDSRNIRRSFCRMLEFSGYDAVEASSGMDAIRCVERGGVALVLMDVVMPGMTGIEAARTISSKPIVPPVILMSGYLNAQRRAEIPRVARAVLGKPIDEETLLDAVGRELARGPANSNCEAAR from the coding sequence GTGAGTTCGAACAAACAGAGGATTTTGGTGGTCGACGATTCCAGGAACATCCGGCGGTCTTTCTGCCGGATGCTCGAATTCTCGGGGTACGACGCCGTCGAGGCATCCAGCGGCATGGATGCGATCCGGTGCGTGGAGCGCGGCGGCGTGGCGCTCGTCCTCATGGACGTGGTGATGCCCGGAATGACCGGCATAGAGGCGGCGAGAACCATCTCGTCGAAGCCCATCGTGCCTCCGGTGATACTCATGAGCGGCTACCTCAACGCGCAACGGCGTGCGGAGATCCCGCGCGTGGCGCGTGCGGTGCTGGGCAAGCCGATAGACGAGGAAACGCTTCTCGACGCGGTGGGCAGGGAGCTTGCGCGCGGCCCGGCGAATTCAAACTGCGAGGCGGCGCGATGA